A region of Deinococcus rubellus DNA encodes the following proteins:
- a CDS encoding transposase has protein sequence MNSKESRTGQLYADTLKVFTRKQHLDSVQVLLCLFLAALGKPHPSLATVKSPAALSRFLNQYIWSLKALIRVMRGHALREFRKSRKTCRGRPPRVELIIDLTSLGKEGNFAGLGDWMHTLNGVRGVHVVLLYICCGDLRLPWSFLIWRGKGEPSPTQLALKLLHGLPWEVRTSSKTIHLLADGGFSSKDFLQGVIALNFAGFVGMRGDRKTTTGQHLRDITTPGRRIELHDLPGVPLWVSWIWLPARKGDAQEQRFIVSTVPRTGPVIKRTGRRRWKIEALFKTLKSRFGFAKFGQYSKRAGVLKGVRSAQETWRASVSLSESAELPALPFRMVGSPGSGRSHLARLGHTCSAGEVEILQLCAAF, from the coding sequence ATGAACTCAAAAGAATCCCGTACTGGACAGCTTTACGCTGACACCCTCAAAGTCTTCACGCGTAAGCAGCACCTGGACAGTGTCCAGGTGCTGCTGTGTTTATTCCTTGCCGCGCTGGGGAAGCCCCATCCAAGCTTAGCGACCGTCAAGTCTCCCGCTGCCCTCAGCCGTTTTCTAAACCAGTATATCTGGAGTCTCAAGGCCTTGATCCGAGTGATGCGAGGCCATGCCCTGCGCGAATTCCGGAAGTCTCGGAAGACGTGCCGAGGCCGTCCTCCGCGTGTCGAATTGATCATTGATCTGACTTCGCTTGGGAAAGAGGGCAACTTTGCTGGGCTGGGCGACTGGATGCATACCTTAAATGGTGTGCGTGGCGTCCACGTCGTCCTGCTGTACATCTGCTGTGGTGACCTGCGGCTTCCCTGGTCGTTCTTGATCTGGCGGGGCAAAGGGGAGCCCTCCCCAACGCAATTGGCGCTGAAACTCCTTCACGGACTTCCATGGGAAGTCCGAACCAGCAGCAAAACGATTCATCTCTTGGCCGATGGCGGGTTCAGTAGCAAAGACTTTCTTCAGGGCGTCATCGCGCTGAATTTCGCTGGCTTTGTCGGGATGCGCGGTGACCGCAAAACGACGACCGGGCAGCATCTTCGAGACATTACGACTCCAGGGCGAAGAATTGAGCTTCACGACTTGCCTGGTGTGCCGTTGTGGGTGAGCTGGATCTGGCTGCCTGCCAGAAAGGGCGATGCTCAGGAACAGCGCTTCATTGTCTCTACGGTGCCGCGCACCGGACCAGTCATCAAGCGAACGGGAAGACGGCGCTGGAAAATCGAAGCACTCTTCAAGACCCTCAAGAGTCGTTTTGGCTTCGCAAAATTCGGCCAATACAGCAAGCGGGCAGGCGTCCTCAAGGGCGTCCGTTCTGCCCAAGAAACTTGGCGTGCGTCGGTATCTCTGTCTGAGTCTGCTGAGCTTCCTGCTCTGCCATTTCGAATGGTGGGATCGCCCGGATCCGGGCGATCCCACTTGGCCAGATTGGGGCACACTTGCTCAGCAGGTGAGGTGGAAATTCTTCAGCTATGTGCGGCTTTCTGA
- the guaA gene encoding glutamine-hydrolyzing GMP synthase, producing the protein MSIVILDFGSQYTRLIARRFRELGTYSVILPGNAPLERIEQENPVGLVLSGGPSSVYDENAPRPADGVLDLSMPILGVCYGMQFLAHQAGGEVRRAGKREYGKADLTRYGGQLFEGIQGEFVAWMSHSDSVTQLPQGYEVVAETEDTPVTAIENPVTRRYGVQFHPEVVHTPKGGQLLANFLTICGAARDWTAAHIVEELIDEVKAQVGDGRVLLAISGGVDSSTLGLLLARAIGDRLTAVFIDHGLLRLGEREQVEAALTPLGVHLVTVDATQEFLGALTGVSDPEQKRKIIGREFIRAFEREAREYGPFDFLAQGTLYPDVIESAGGLSSDKSGAANIKSHHNVGGLPDDLAFKLVEPFRTLFKDEVREIAALLGLPDPVRMRHPFPGPGLGIRILGEVTPEKLDILKRVDDIFISGLREFGLYDTCSQALAVLTPIQSVGVMGDERTYSYTVALRAVTTGDFMTAEWARLPYDFLGTMSSRIVNQVHEVNRVVYDITGKPPATIEWE; encoded by the coding sequence GTGAGCATCGTCATCCTCGACTTCGGCAGCCAGTACACCCGCCTGATCGCCCGGCGCTTCCGTGAACTCGGCACCTACAGCGTCATTTTGCCCGGCAACGCGCCGCTGGAGCGTATTGAGCAGGAAAATCCGGTGGGCCTGGTGCTGTCGGGCGGCCCCAGCAGCGTTTACGACGAGAACGCGCCGCGCCCTGCCGATGGTGTGCTTGACCTCAGCATGCCGATTCTGGGTGTCTGTTACGGGATGCAGTTCCTCGCACATCAGGCGGGCGGCGAGGTCAGGCGGGCGGGCAAGCGCGAGTACGGCAAGGCCGATCTGACGCGCTACGGCGGGCAACTCTTTGAGGGCATTCAGGGCGAGTTCGTGGCCTGGATGAGTCACTCCGACAGTGTGACCCAGCTCCCGCAGGGCTACGAGGTGGTGGCCGAGACCGAAGACACGCCCGTCACCGCCATTGAAAACCCCGTGACCCGGCGCTACGGCGTTCAGTTTCACCCGGAAGTGGTTCACACGCCCAAAGGCGGCCAACTGCTCGCCAATTTCCTGACCATCTGCGGGGCGGCCCGCGACTGGACAGCGGCGCACATCGTCGAGGAACTGATAGACGAGGTGAAGGCGCAAGTCGGCGACGGGCGGGTGCTGCTCGCCATTTCCGGCGGGGTGGACAGCTCCACGCTGGGCCTGCTGCTGGCCCGCGCCATTGGCGACAGGCTGACGGCGGTGTTCATCGATCACGGCCTGCTGCGCCTCGGCGAGCGTGAGCAGGTCGAAGCGGCGCTGACGCCGCTGGGCGTGCATCTGGTCACGGTGGACGCCACTCAGGAGTTTCTGGGTGCTCTGACGGGTGTATCCGACCCCGAGCAGAAGCGCAAGATCATCGGACGCGAGTTCATCCGGGCCTTTGAGCGCGAGGCCCGCGAGTACGGCCCCTTTGATTTTCTGGCGCAGGGCACGCTTTATCCAGACGTGATCGAGTCGGCGGGTGGCCTGAGCAGCGACAAGTCTGGCGCGGCCAACATCAAGAGCCACCACAACGTCGGCGGCCTGCCGGACGATCTGGCCTTCAAGCTGGTGGAGCCGTTCCGCACCCTCTTCAAAGACGAGGTGCGCGAGATTGCCGCCCTGCTGGGCCTGCCCGACCCCGTGCGGATGCGTCACCCCTTTCCCGGCCCCGGCCTGGGCATCCGCATTCTGGGTGAGGTGACGCCCGAGAAGCTGGACATTCTCAAGCGGGTGGACGACATCTTCATTTCGGGCCTGCGCGAGTTCGGCCTCTACGACACCTGCTCACAGGCGCTGGCCGTGCTGACACCCATTCAGAGCGTCGGCGTGATGGGCGACGAGCGGACGTACAGCTACACGGTGGCGCTGCGGGCTGTCACTACAGGCGACTTCATGACTGCCGAATGGGCGCGGTTGCCGTATGACTTCCTCGGCACCATGAGCAGCCGCATCGTCAATCAGGTGCATGAGGTGAACCGGGTGGTCTACGACATCACCGGCAAGCCGCCTGCGACGATTGAGTGGGAGTGA
- a CDS encoding RNA-guided endonuclease InsQ/TnpB family protein → MKYRLFPNVTQEKALDTTLYLCRQLYNAALEERRGAYKKSGVSVRYYEQKRALTEIKADLPEYKGIHSQVLQDVIERLDKSFKGFFRRVKAKQTAGYPRFKGRNHYDSFTYPQAGKTGAMPLEDSGKVDLSKIGNVRCTFHRPLEGQVKTATVKREGDKWFIVFACEVEAAPLPATGDVIGIDLGTNPNFLITSDGEFVPAPRHFKKSERKIGLLQRAASKRKRGSRRHKALKRQVAAEHRRVANRRRDFHHKTARTLVNHHDTVFHEDLNIIGLARSRTAKGVLDAGWASFINILSLKAANAGRRVLGVDPKYTSQDCHQCGHRQKIKIGHAYLCANCGLDMHRDVHAALNILNRGRDAAFCESVQSPALADQRSLAL, encoded by the coding sequence ATGAAATATAGGCTTTTCCCGAACGTCACGCAGGAGAAGGCGTTGGATACCACGCTGTACCTGTGCCGCCAGTTGTACAACGCGGCCCTTGAGGAACGCAGGGGAGCCTACAAGAAAAGCGGCGTCTCGGTCCGCTACTACGAACAGAAACGCGCCCTGACTGAAATCAAGGCCGACCTGCCGGAGTACAAGGGAATCCACTCCCAGGTGTTGCAGGACGTCATAGAGCGGCTGGACAAATCCTTCAAGGGATTCTTTCGGCGGGTCAAGGCAAAACAGACTGCCGGGTATCCGAGGTTCAAAGGGCGCAACCACTACGACTCCTTTACTTACCCGCAAGCGGGTAAGACGGGGGCGATGCCCCTGGAAGATTCTGGGAAGGTCGACCTCTCCAAGATTGGGAACGTGCGCTGCACGTTCCACCGTCCGCTTGAAGGGCAGGTCAAGACGGCCACCGTCAAGCGGGAGGGTGACAAGTGGTTCATCGTGTTTGCCTGCGAGGTCGAAGCTGCACCCCTCCCCGCGACGGGTGACGTGATTGGGATTGACCTCGGCACGAATCCAAACTTCCTCATCACGTCGGACGGCGAGTTCGTTCCGGCTCCCCGTCACTTCAAGAAGTCGGAGCGCAAAATTGGCCTGCTTCAGCGGGCCGCCAGCAAGAGGAAGCGGGGCAGCCGCCGCCACAAGGCGCTGAAGCGTCAGGTCGCTGCTGAGCATCGCCGGGTCGCCAATCGTCGCCGGGACTTCCACCACAAGACGGCCCGCACTCTGGTGAATCACCACGACACCGTGTTTCACGAAGACCTCAACATCATCGGGCTGGCCCGTTCCCGTACCGCCAAAGGTGTACTGGACGCGGGTTGGGCCAGCTTCATCAACATCCTCTCCCTCAAAGCTGCGAACGCTGGTCGGAGAGTTCTCGGGGTTGACCCGAAATATACGAGTCAGGACTGTCACCAGTGTGGGCATCGCCAGAAAATTAAAATCGGCCATGCCTACCTGTGTGCCAACTGCGGACTGGACATGCACCGCGATGTCCATGCCGCTTTGAATATCCTGAATCGGGGCAGGGATGCTGCCTTCTGCGAGAGCGTGCAATCTCCGGCGCTTGCTGACCAGAGAAGCCTCGCCCTTTAG
- a CDS encoding MFS transporter: MTMDTPVAVPGGWRTFLTLWASQSLSLLATNVAWFAITIYFTTVVYAADSQRAQLALMVGALGLLTSLPQIVLAPFAGSFTDRYSRRAIMLSCDALSAVVSLLITLMIWSGSLNVPLLLLGVVLGRVAAVFHESAFEASYAMLLPDHQLARASGMMQTTYSAGAIAAPALAALIIALPQHLSGGLWNLTNGTALVMALDTLSFVVAALVLLMLVIPSPQERPEPGAKTDFWADFKLGWHYVGCRRPLLLLLLTLTAVNFATAGVNLYETLLARFTLDADIVQRGMSFETGYALMTTVTGVGTLLGGLIISTWGGLKRRRIYGLLGPLLIQALAVMVMGLSRSLPLTCAALLIFGLAFPVAGAHSAAIWMSQVPREFQGRVFSVRMVVGRSSIPISMVMFSLLSARFAPGPVVAVLGAGAVVVTLWALLSPQVRRVEDKAHLDELAARVS, encoded by the coding sequence ATGACAATGGATACGCCTGTAGCTGTGCCGGGAGGCTGGCGCACTTTCCTGACTCTGTGGGCGTCGCAGTCGCTCAGTTTGCTGGCCACCAACGTGGCCTGGTTTGCCATCACCATCTACTTCACCACGGTGGTCTACGCTGCCGACTCGCAGCGGGCGCAACTGGCGTTGATGGTCGGTGCACTGGGCCTGCTGACCTCGCTGCCGCAGATCGTCCTCGCGCCGTTTGCCGGGTCGTTCACAGACCGCTACAGCCGCCGCGCTATCATGCTGAGCTGCGACGCCCTGAGCGCCGTGGTGTCGCTGCTGATTACCCTGATGATCTGGAGCGGTTCGCTGAACGTGCCACTGCTGCTGCTCGGCGTCGTGCTGGGCCGGGTGGCGGCGGTATTTCACGAGAGCGCTTTCGAGGCCAGCTACGCCATGCTGCTGCCCGACCACCAGCTTGCCCGCGCCAGCGGCATGATGCAGACCACCTACAGTGCTGGGGCCATCGCTGCGCCCGCGCTGGCTGCGCTGATCATCGCCCTGCCGCAGCACCTCAGTGGCGGGCTGTGGAACCTGACCAACGGCACCGCCCTGGTGATGGCACTCGATACCCTGAGTTTCGTGGTGGCTGCATTGGTGCTGCTTATGCTGGTGATTCCCAGTCCCCAGGAGCGGCCCGAACCCGGCGCAAAAACTGACTTCTGGGCTGATTTCAAGCTGGGCTGGCACTATGTGGGCTGTCGCCGCCCGCTGCTGCTGCTGCTGCTCACCCTGACTGCCGTCAATTTCGCCACGGCGGGTGTCAATCTCTACGAGACCCTGCTGGCCCGCTTCACGCTCGACGCCGACATCGTGCAGCGCGGCATGAGTTTCGAGACAGGCTACGCCCTGATGACCACCGTCACCGGCGTCGGCACGCTGTTGGGCGGGCTGATTATCAGCACCTGGGGCGGCCTCAAGCGGCGGCGCATCTACGGCCTGCTGGGGCCCCTGCTCATTCAGGCGCTGGCCGTCATGGTGATGGGCCTATCGCGTTCTTTGCCGCTGACCTGCGCTGCGTTGCTGATCTTCGGTCTGGCCTTTCCGGTTGCCGGGGCGCACTCGGCGGCCATCTGGATGTCACAGGTGCCGCGCGAGTTTCAGGGCCGGGTGTTCAGCGTTCGGATGGTGGTGGGCAGATCGTCCATTCCCATCAGCATGGTGATGTTCAGCCTGCTCTCGGCCCGCTTTGCTCCAGGGCCGGTGGTGGCGGTGCTGGGCGCGGGGGCCGTCGTGGTCACGCTGTGGGCGCTGCTCAGCCCGCAGGTGCGCCGGGTGGAGGACAAGGCGCACCTCGATGAGCTGGCCGCGCGGGTAAGCTGA
- the tnpA gene encoding IS200/IS605 family transposase, whose protein sequence is MHMAGERSTRHAHFNLNYHLVFTPKYRRRSFFGPSRDRLMEIFTATCAERDWLIRGMEVMPDHVHVFVSCPPKWAPSDIAKILKGVSARLLLQEFPELKRRGHLWTNAYYVGSAGNISAEVIQRYIEGQRKGQVEDDGV, encoded by the coding sequence GTGCATATGGCCGGAGAGCGTTCAACACGACATGCACACTTCAATTTGAACTACCATCTGGTGTTCACGCCGAAGTACCGCCGTCGTTCGTTCTTCGGCCCGTCCCGTGACCGCCTGATGGAGATTTTCACGGCTACCTGCGCTGAACGGGATTGGCTCATCCGGGGCATGGAGGTCATGCCGGACCACGTGCATGTGTTCGTGTCCTGCCCGCCGAAATGGGCACCGTCCGACATCGCCAAGATTCTGAAGGGCGTCTCAGCTCGGCTTCTCCTTCAGGAGTTCCCCGAGCTGAAGCGGCGCGGCCACCTGTGGACGAATGCCTACTACGTCGGGTCGGCGGGCAACATCTCCGCCGAGGTGATTCAGCGGTACATCGAAGGGCAGCGCAAAGGGCAGGTGGAAGACGATGGGGTTTAA